One stretch of Asterias rubens chromosome 8, eAstRub1.3, whole genome shotgun sequence DNA includes these proteins:
- the LOC117293277 gene encoding high mobility group protein 1 homolog isoform X2, producing MVRKDPNKPKGRMSSYAFFVKYCREEVKDESVDFAEFSKSCSLRWKGMDDGARKKFLECAESDRQRYEREMARYVPPKGQKKKGRRKKDPNAPKRNLSAFFIFSNEERPKIKATNPKLGIGDIAKILSGQWKTLQPPQKSRYDIAAVADKERYLKAMRIYKETAAKVKPKSSSSSSSSSSSSSSSSSSSSDEE from the exons ATGGTTCGAAAAGACCCCAACAAGCCAAAGGGGCGTATGTCCTCATATGCCTTCTTTGTGAAGTACTGCAGAGAGGAAGTAAAGGATGAGTCGGTTGACTTTGCAGAATTCTCCAAGAGTTGTTCTCTCAGATGGAAG GGTATGGATGATGGAGCCAGGAAGAAGTTTCTCGAGTGTGCTGAATCTGACAGGCAGAGATACGAGCGTGAGATGGCTCGCTACGTTCCCCCAAAGGGCCAGAAGAAGAAGGGACGCCGCAAGAAGGACCCCAATGCACCAAAACGTAACCT GTCGGCGTTTTTCATATTCAGTAATGAAGAGAGACCCAAAATCAAGGCCACAAATCCCAAACTGGGAATTGGTGATATTGCTAAGATTCTGTCTGGTCAGTGGAAGACGCTCCAGCCCCCACAGAAGTCCAGGTACGACATTGCTGCTGTTGCTGACAAAGAAAGATACCTCAAg GCAATGAGGATCTACAAAGAAACTGCCGCCAAGGTAAAACCCAAGTCCTCTTCGAGTTCCTCCTCTTCATCCTCAAGCTCCAGCTCAAGTAGCTCAAGCTCCAGTGATGAGGAGTAA
- the LOC117293277 gene encoding high mobility group protein 1 homolog isoform X1, whose product MVRKDPNKPKGRMSSYAFFVQFCREEHKDRHPGQSVNFTQFSKQCSERWKTMDESEKKRFLECADHDKLRYEREMARYEPPKGQKKKGRRKRKDPNAPKRNLSAFFLYSNEERSKVKAVNPEWGIGKIAQVLAEQWRNVTPAQRAKFDKAAVQDKERYMKAMAEYKAKTKIKKKSSSSSSSSSSSSSSSSSSSSSDEE is encoded by the exons ATGGTCAGGAAAGACCCCAACAAGCCCAAGGGGCGTATGTCCTCCTATGCCTTCTTTGTACAGTTTTGCCGTGAGGAGCACAAAGATCGCCACCCCGGACAGTCTGTGAACTTCACTCAGTTCTCCAAGCAATGCTCAGAGAGATGGAAG ACCATGGATGAGTCTGAAAAGAAGAGGTTTCTGGAATGCGCTGATCATGACAAGCTGAGGTACGAGCGCGAGATGGCCCGCTATGAGCCACCAAAGGGCCAGAAGAAGAAGGGACGCCGTAAGAGAAAGGACCCCAACGCACCTAAGCGTAACTT GTCTGCATTTTTCCTGTACAGTAATGAGGAACGATCCAAAGTTAAAGCCGTTAACCCAGAATGGGGAATCGGCAAGATCGCTCAAGTGCTGGCCGAACAGTGGAGGAATGTCACTCCGGCCCAGAGAGCCAAGTTTGACAAGGCAGCCGTCCAGGATAAGGAAAGATACATGAAG gcgATGGCCGAGTACAAGGCCAAGACTAAGATCAAGAAGAAGTCTTCTTCAAGctcttcctcttcctcctcaTCCAGCTCCAGCTCAAGTAGCTCAAGCTCCAGTGATGAGGAGTAG
- the LOC117293755 gene encoding histone deacetylase complex subunit SAP30L-like isoform X2, which produces MKMNGFSTEEDSRDSGHGQICCLVDDGNRCSRPAGNACYSKRIAKTVQQRKLKLNIDHSVRHIYICDYHKGVIQSVRNKRKKRDSDEDAGTSPDRDVDMPEVDLFQLQVNTLRRYKRHYKLQTKPGLNKAQLAETVARHFKTLPVIEKEALTYFIYMVKNHKSRFDHKSDL; this is translated from the exons ATGAAAATGAACGGGTTCAGCACGGAAGAGGACAGTCGTGACTCTGGTCACGGACAGATATGTTGCCTGGTAGACGACGGTAACCGGTGCTCAAGACCTGCAGGGAATGCCTGCTATAGTAAACGCATTGCCAAGACGGTGCAACAACGAAAACTCAAGCTTAACATTGATCACAGT GTCAGACACATTTACATTTGTGACTACCATAAAGGCGTGATACAGAGTGTGCGTAATAAACGCAAGAAACGAGACAGCGATGAAGACGCAGGCACTTCACCCGATCGGGACGTTGACATGCCCGAA GTGGATTTGTTTCAGCTACAAGTGAACACATTGAGGAGATATAAACGCCACTACAAGCTTCAGACTAAACCTGGTCTGAATAAAGCCCAGCTTGCCGAG ACGGTTGCTAGGCACTTCAAGACGCTCCCGGTCATCGAGAAGGAGGCTCTAACTTACTTCATCTACATGGTGAAAAATCACAAGAGCAGATTTGATCACAAATCGGACCTGTAG
- the LOC117293755 gene encoding histone deacetylase complex subunit SAP30L-like isoform X1 — MKMNGFSTEEDSRDSGHGQICCLVDDGNRCSRPAGNACYSKRIAKTVQQRKLKLNIDHSVRHIYICDYHKGVIQSVRNKRKKRDSDEDAGTSPDRDVDMPEVRSSRLMVDLFQLQVNTLRRYKRHYKLQTKPGLNKAQLAETVARHFKTLPVIEKEALTYFIYMVKNHKSRFDHKSDL; from the exons ATGAAAATGAACGGGTTCAGCACGGAAGAGGACAGTCGTGACTCTGGTCACGGACAGATATGTTGCCTGGTAGACGACGGTAACCGGTGCTCAAGACCTGCAGGGAATGCCTGCTATAGTAAACGCATTGCCAAGACGGTGCAACAACGAAAACTCAAGCTTAACATTGATCACAGT GTCAGACACATTTACATTTGTGACTACCATAAAGGCGTGATACAGAGTGTGCGTAATAAACGCAAGAAACGAGACAGCGATGAAGACGCAGGCACTTCACCCGATCGGGACGTTGACATGCCCGAAGTACGTAGCAGCCGGCTGATG GTGGATTTGTTTCAGCTACAAGTGAACACATTGAGGAGATATAAACGCCACTACAAGCTTCAGACTAAACCTGGTCTGAATAAAGCCCAGCTTGCCGAG ACGGTTGCTAGGCACTTCAAGACGCTCCCGGTCATCGAGAAGGAGGCTCTAACTTACTTCATCTACATGGTGAAAAATCACAAGAGCAGATTTGATCACAAATCGGACCTGTAG